The following coding sequences lie in one Flagellimonas eckloniae genomic window:
- a CDS encoding glycosyltransferase family 2 protein, with amino-acid sequence MRIAGIYTCFNRKQKTLNSLSTLYQSHAKYEGETAIELDVFLTDDGSTDGTSEAVREQFPDVILLSGSGNLFWAEGMRNSWNEALKGNYDVYLLLNDDVELYENVFSQLLKCHGHCIENLGRPGICIGATEDRKTQLVTYSGSIILNKFLYTQKRLAPNGGYQKCDLANANIMYVPKEVVEKIGILSSGYSHGIADYDYSLMANKNKIPVVIAPEYCGHCENDHADIYEDFSTLTLKERREKLYKPTGLAYESYLKYMKKFFPMRYPFLVIVGWIKLYFPKFYVNFLSRKNRYRK; translated from the coding sequence ATGAGAATAGCCGGTATTTATACTTGTTTCAACAGAAAACAAAAAACACTTAATTCCCTAAGTACGCTATACCAGTCCCATGCCAAATATGAGGGCGAAACAGCTATTGAGCTCGACGTCTTTCTAACAGACGATGGATCGACCGATGGTACCTCAGAGGCGGTACGAGAACAATTTCCCGATGTGATCTTACTATCAGGGAGTGGAAATCTCTTTTGGGCGGAAGGAATGAGAAACTCGTGGAATGAGGCCTTAAAGGGGAACTATGATGTATACCTATTGCTCAATGATGATGTGGAACTCTATGAAAACGTATTTTCACAGCTTCTAAAATGTCATGGCCATTGCATAGAAAATTTAGGTAGACCTGGAATTTGCATTGGAGCCACAGAGGACAGAAAAACCCAACTTGTAACCTACAGTGGGTCTATTATTCTGAACAAATTCCTGTATACCCAAAAAAGACTAGCACCAAATGGAGGGTACCAGAAATGTGACCTGGCTAACGCCAATATCATGTATGTACCAAAAGAAGTTGTTGAGAAAATTGGAATACTTTCCTCGGGTTATTCCCATGGAATTGCAGACTACGACTATTCACTTATGGCAAACAAAAATAAAATCCCCGTGGTGATAGCGCCAGAATACTGCGGCCATTGTGAAAATGACCACGCAGATATCTATGAGGATTTTAGCACCTTAACGTTAAAAGAAAGAAGGGAGAAATTGTACAAGCCAACTGGACTAGCTTATGAATCTTATCTAAAGTACATGAAGAAATTTTTTCCAATGCGATATCCGTTTTTGGTGATTGTCGGTTGGATAAAATTGTATTTTCCTAAATTCTACGTCAATTTTCTTTCTAGAAAAAACAGATATCGAAAATAG
- a CDS encoding sulfotransferase family 2 domain-containing protein codes for MILSHSKKFIFVHNYKVAGTSVRNALRPYNNKSFWASNFGDKIKFLNGDYPKVYSKAFAHHINAPELKKNISPEIFDSYFKFGFVRNPWDWQVSLYKFMLKREGHRQHELIKGMKSFDEYINWRVNEDLQLQKKFFYVGDECLIDFIGKMENLDNDFAEICKKIGVESALPRLNASRAKTDSFLNYYTQETIDLVNEAFQEDIKLFGYSKPILKHT; via the coding sequence ATGATTCTTTCCCACAGCAAAAAATTCATATTTGTCCATAACTATAAAGTTGCAGGAACAAGCGTCCGAAATGCCCTTAGACCATATAATAATAAGTCTTTTTGGGCCTCAAACTTTGGAGACAAAATCAAATTTCTCAACGGTGACTATCCCAAGGTGTATTCAAAGGCTTTTGCCCACCACATTAATGCTCCTGAACTCAAAAAGAATATTTCACCAGAGATTTTCGATTCCTATTTTAAGTTTGGTTTTGTACGCAACCCGTGGGACTGGCAGGTGTCTCTATACAAGTTTATGTTGAAAAGAGAGGGACATAGGCAACATGAACTTATTAAAGGCATGAAATCGTTCGATGAATATATCAATTGGAGGGTAAACGAGGACCTGCAGCTTCAGAAAAAGTTTTTCTATGTAGGTGATGAATGTTTGATCGACTTTATCGGAAAAATGGAGAATCTTGATAATGACTTTGCTGAAATTTGCAAAAAGATTGGTGTCGAGTCCGCTTTGCCAAGGCTTAATGCCAGCAGAGCAAAAACCGATAGCTTTTTAAATTATTATACCCAAGAGACAATTGATTTGGTAAACGAGGCTTTCCAAGAAGACATAAAGCTATTTGGTTACTCCAAACCAATCTTAAAGCACACATAA
- a CDS encoding sulfotransferase family 2 domain-containing protein: protein MLISHKKKFVFVHIYKTAGTSVMNVFLPYGRFIDRLVFDFWFSKKIISQIIKLMKWNDDGQRQFTGVHKHAPAIAIKNYMGPSYDDYFSFVFVRNPYDLMVSLYFYISQAKLHVDHERVSKMTFTEFATWHISTNPKTQWDFVADPTTGNLMVDYVGKFETLNSDLEHIMSKLDLADNRGLTHKNPSRKRKSKDYRDYYDTSTKKMVSDYFKKDLEGFGYSFDGITAT from the coding sequence ATGCTGATATCACATAAAAAGAAATTTGTTTTTGTCCATATTTATAAGACCGCTGGTACCTCTGTCATGAATGTTTTTCTACCCTATGGTAGGTTTATCGATAGGTTAGTTTTTGATTTTTGGTTTTCAAAAAAAATAATTTCCCAGATAATTAAGTTGATGAAATGGAATGATGACGGGCAACGGCAGTTTACAGGTGTCCATAAACATGCTCCTGCCATTGCTATAAAAAATTATATGGGACCCAGTTATGATGACTATTTCTCATTTGTCTTTGTAAGAAATCCTTATGACCTAATGGTCAGCCTCTATTTTTATATTTCCCAAGCCAAGTTGCACGTTGACCATGAACGTGTTTCCAAAATGACCTTTACAGAGTTTGCAACATGGCATATCTCAACAAATCCCAAAACACAATGGGATTTTGTAGCTGACCCTACCACCGGCAATCTTATGGTGGATTATGTGGGAAAGTTTGAAACGTTAAATTCGGATTTAGAGCATATTATGTCGAAACTGGACTTAGCGGATAATAGAGGACTCACTCATAAAAATCCTTCAAGAAAAAGAAAGTCCAAGGATTATAGGGACTATTATGATACAAGTACTAAAAAAATGGTATCAGATTACTTCAAAAAAGACCTTGAGGGTTTTGGTTATAGTTTTGATGGTATAACTGCAACTTAA
- a CDS encoding glycosyltransferase family 4 protein — MKILYIHQYFNTPNDTGGTRSYWISQKLIEAGHEITMLTSSRDGKKSTKRTIDGIEVVYLKVPYSNNMGVVKRATAFIKFMLVSSWKVLFGQKWDMIIATSTPLTVGLPALLAKKLRNTPYLFEVRDLWPDVPVQMGGLKNKFLTKLAYWFEKKIYHNASEIVALSPGMAAGVINAGISEKRVTTIPNMSKIDRFWPREKDPGLIKELGLREDSFKVVYFGAMGVANGMDYILDAAKFLKKEDNVEFVFLGGGSTEESLKERCENEAIGNMHFYGRVPMDRLSAIVNICDVSLVTFKNLPILYTNSPNKLFDSLSAGKPIIVNSPGWTKDLVESSKCGLYADINEPAQMTKQILKLKESPEWCQELGKNSRILAQSKYDKSLLCSQFLSVVENISDAQ; from the coding sequence ATGAAAATATTATACATCCATCAATACTTTAATACGCCCAACGACACCGGGGGTACCAGGTCTTATTGGATTTCCCAAAAATTGATTGAAGCCGGTCATGAAATAACCATGCTTACCTCCAGCAGGGATGGAAAAAAATCAACAAAAAGGACAATTGATGGGATCGAGGTTGTTTATTTGAAAGTGCCCTACAGCAACAATATGGGTGTTGTTAAAAGAGCAACGGCTTTCATTAAGTTTATGTTGGTGTCTTCTTGGAAAGTATTGTTCGGTCAAAAATGGGATATGATTATTGCCACTTCCACTCCCTTGACTGTGGGATTACCTGCATTGCTAGCAAAAAAACTAAGAAACACGCCCTATCTTTTTGAGGTAAGGGACTTATGGCCAGATGTACCAGTTCAAATGGGTGGTTTGAAAAATAAATTCCTTACAAAACTGGCATATTGGTTCGAAAAAAAGATTTATCATAACGCATCGGAAATTGTTGCACTCTCACCAGGAATGGCCGCTGGAGTAATTAACGCGGGCATATCCGAAAAAAGGGTAACCACAATACCCAATATGTCCAAAATAGATAGGTTTTGGCCAAGAGAAAAAGACCCTGGTTTAATTAAGGAACTCGGTCTTAGAGAAGATTCTTTTAAGGTTGTCTATTTTGGGGCAATGGGAGTTGCCAATGGAATGGATTATATTTTGGACGCAGCCAAATTTTTAAAAAAAGAGGACAATGTGGAGTTTGTCTTTCTTGGTGGCGGGTCCACAGAGGAATCCCTGAAAGAAAGGTGTGAAAATGAAGCTATTGGGAATATGCATTTTTATGGAAGAGTGCCCATGGATAGACTCTCTGCCATTGTAAATATTTGCGATGTTTCATTGGTCACGTTTAAAAACCTACCCATCCTATATACCAACTCTCCAAATAAACTTTTTGATTCTCTTTCTGCAGGTAAGCCAATAATAGTCAACTCCCCCGGATGGACCAAAGATTTGGTAGAAAGTTCCAAATGCGGGCTTTATGCAGATATCAATGAACCAGCACAAATGACCAAACAAATACTAAAGCTGAAAGAAAGTCCCGAATGGTGCCAAGAACTTGGCAAAAACAGTAGAATTTTAGCCCAATCCAAATATGACAAATCACTACTATGCTCCCAATTTCTTAGTGTAGTTGAAAACATTAGTGATGCCCAATAA
- a CDS encoding sugar transferase: MYNPFLKRTLDFLASFIGLVILSPVILFFTFCFWIANKGSAFFIQPRPGKDEKIFNIIKFKTMNDAKDADGNLLPANDRITFFGGFARKFSIDEIPQLINVLIGDMSLIGPRPLRVEYLDLYSPAQKRRHHVRPGISGWAQVNGRNAISWTKKFEYDIEYVDRLSFGFDVKIFFLTIKKILVKDGINSDEGKTMPFFTGSN, encoded by the coding sequence ATGTATAATCCATTCTTAAAAAGGACACTAGACTTTTTAGCCTCTTTCATAGGCCTTGTCATACTAAGTCCTGTTATACTATTTTTTACATTTTGTTTTTGGATTGCCAATAAAGGAAGTGCTTTTTTCATTCAGCCAAGACCTGGTAAGGATGAAAAAATATTCAACATCATCAAGTTTAAAACGATGAACGATGCAAAGGATGCGGATGGCAATCTGCTACCTGCCAATGATAGGATTACCTTTTTTGGTGGTTTTGCAAGAAAGTTTTCCATTGATGAAATACCCCAACTCATAAACGTCCTTATAGGAGATATGAGCCTTATTGGCCCTAGGCCATTAAGGGTTGAGTATTTGGATTTATATTCTCCAGCGCAAAAACGCAGACATCATGTTAGACCTGGTATTTCTGGGTGGGCACAAGTCAATGGCAGAAATGCAATAAGTTGGACCAAAAAATTTGAATATGATATTGAATATGTGGATAGATTGAGTTTTGGTTTCGATGTGAAGATTTTTTTCTTGACCATTAAAAAGATCCTTGTCAAGGATGGTATAAACAGCGATGAGGGAAAAACAATGCCTTTTTTCACCGGTAGCAATTAA
- a CDS encoding NeuD/PglB/VioB family sugar acetyltransferase, whose protein sequence is MILKKAVILGSGYYGEVFLTYLSEQGYETIGFYDDDTSKIGKTIHGVQILGTFEDLMKVVQTDPSLHIFCSIGHNETRVKYLEKLHNAGAKIPNLIHESVILNDSVKIGRGISLMPGVIVMPHSIIEDYVIISIGSKVAHHTKLKKGCFLSMGVAIGANITMEDRSFVGVGASVMTGVKSIGEDALVGAGAVVIRDVEKNHIVAGVPAKTIRVKSDDV, encoded by the coding sequence ATGATTTTAAAAAAAGCAGTTATTCTTGGTTCTGGTTACTATGGAGAGGTATTTCTAACATATCTTTCGGAACAAGGGTATGAAACCATAGGTTTCTACGATGATGACACTTCAAAAATTGGAAAAACAATTCATGGAGTGCAAATTCTTGGAACTTTTGAAGATTTAATGAAAGTGGTACAAACAGACCCCTCCTTACATATCTTTTGTTCCATTGGCCACAATGAAACAAGGGTCAAATATCTTGAAAAGCTCCACAATGCGGGAGCCAAAATTCCAAACTTAATTCATGAATCGGTAATTCTCAATGATTCGGTGAAAATAGGTAGGGGAATATCCCTTATGCCTGGTGTCATAGTAATGCCACATTCTATCATAGAGGACTATGTAATAATTAGTATTGGGAGCAAGGTTGCCCATCATACCAAGCTAAAAAAAGGATGTTTTCTTTCAATGGGTGTTGCCATAGGAGCCAATATTACTATGGAAGATAGGTCGTTTGTTGGAGTTGGCGCCTCTGTAATGACCGGGGTAAAAAGTATTGGAGAGGATGCTTTGGTTGGAGCTGGTGCAGTTGTCATACGGGATGTAGAAAAAAATCATATTGTTGCCGGGGTTCCGGCAAAAACCATTAGAGTAAAATCTGATGATGTTTAA
- a CDS encoding sulfate adenylyltransferase subunit 1 has product MGISDNQLLRFTTAGSVDDGKSTLIGRLLYDSKSIFEDQLEAVESTSKQKGHEGVDLALFTDGLRDEREQGITIDVAYRYFTTPKRKFIIADTPGHIQYTRNMVTGASTANAAIILVDARHGVIEQTKRHSFIASLLQIPHLIVCINKMDLVDFDEEAYNKVLKQFEDFSTKLFVKDVRFIPISALLGDNVVNRSENMPWYKGAPLLHTLETLHISSDINKVDSRFPVQTVLRPQRDGFIDYRGYAGRISSGIFRTGEEVTVLPSGFTSKIKNLEGPTGQIDEAFAPMSVSMTLDDDIDIARGDMIVRSNNMPEPSQEMEVMLCWLNSSKAKPRAKYAVRHTTNEQTAMIKEVIYKIDINSLGREFDDKDINMNDICKVRLRTVKPLMIDSYKNNRITGSVILVDESTNETVAAGMII; this is encoded by the coding sequence ATGGGTATAAGTGATAACCAACTTTTAAGATTTACAACAGCAGGAAGTGTGGACGACGGAAAAAGCACACTGATTGGCCGTCTTCTGTATGATTCAAAATCGATATTTGAAGACCAGCTGGAAGCTGTTGAGAGTACAAGTAAGCAAAAAGGACACGAGGGAGTGGATTTGGCACTTTTTACAGATGGCCTTAGAGATGAAAGAGAACAGGGTATTACCATAGACGTAGCGTATAGATACTTTACTACACCTAAACGCAAATTTATCATTGCCGATACTCCAGGACACATCCAATATACCAGAAATATGGTGACCGGAGCTTCAACCGCCAACGCAGCAATCATTTTGGTGGACGCAAGGCATGGGGTGATAGAACAGACCAAAAGACACTCTTTTATAGCCTCACTATTACAGATTCCACATCTTATTGTGTGCATCAATAAAATGGATTTGGTTGATTTTGATGAGGAGGCGTATAACAAGGTTTTAAAACAGTTTGAGGATTTCTCGACCAAGCTTTTTGTAAAAGATGTTCGGTTTATACCAATTAGTGCTCTTTTGGGAGATAATGTCGTAAATCGTTCGGAGAACATGCCTTGGTACAAGGGAGCCCCTTTACTGCATACACTTGAAACCCTTCACATAAGCAGTGATATTAATAAAGTGGACTCAAGATTTCCGGTTCAAACCGTCTTGCGCCCTCAACGAGATGGGTTTATAGACTATAGAGGTTATGCTGGAAGAATATCAAGCGGAATCTTTAGAACAGGAGAAGAGGTAACAGTATTACCATCTGGTTTCACTTCAAAAATTAAAAATTTGGAAGGCCCAACTGGTCAAATCGATGAGGCGTTTGCTCCGATGTCAGTTTCAATGACTCTTGATGATGATATTGATATTGCACGGGGCGATATGATCGTTAGATCCAATAATATGCCCGAACCATCTCAAGAAATGGAGGTTATGTTATGCTGGCTGAACAGTTCCAAAGCGAAACCACGCGCCAAATATGCTGTTAGGCATACAACCAATGAACAAACGGCCATGATCAAAGAGGTTATCTATAAAATAGATATAAATTCCTTGGGGCGTGAGTTCGATGATAAGGATATAAATATGAATGACATATGTAAGGTAAGGCTTAGAACAGTTAAACCTTTAATGATTGATTCTTATAAAAACAATAGAATTACAGGAAGTGTTATTTTAGTAGATGAATCTACCAATGAAACAGTGGCGGCTGGAATGATTATTTAG
- the cysD gene encoding sulfate adenylyltransferase subunit CysD, giving the protein MNEYNYSLNYIDELESEAIYVLREVWAQFQNPVILFSGGKDSIVVTHLAKKAFYPSKIPFALMHVDTGHNFPETIKFRDDLINELGVRLIVGSVQESIDQGRVAEEKGKNATRNALQITTLLDAIESNKVDCAIGGGRRDEEKARAKERFFSHRDDFGQWDPKNQRPELWNLFNGKHFEGEHFRVFPISNWTEMDVWNYILRENIAVPSLYLAHERDVVWRNDSWIPNSEFLVMEENEKIETKKIRFRTLGDITITGGIESDADTLDKVVEEVSAMRQTERGNRTDDKRSETAMEDRKKQGYF; this is encoded by the coding sequence ATGAACGAGTACAATTACTCATTGAACTACATCGATGAACTGGAGTCGGAAGCAATTTACGTTTTACGTGAAGTGTGGGCTCAATTTCAAAACCCTGTGATTCTTTTTTCTGGTGGAAAAGATTCAATAGTTGTAACCCATTTGGCCAAGAAGGCATTTTACCCCAGTAAAATTCCATTTGCTCTCATGCATGTGGATACTGGCCATAATTTTCCCGAAACGATTAAATTTAGGGATGATCTAATCAATGAACTTGGTGTCCGCTTAATCGTTGGTTCCGTTCAGGAATCAATAGACCAAGGTAGGGTAGCAGAAGAAAAAGGTAAAAATGCAACCCGTAATGCGTTGCAGATCACTACATTATTGGATGCTATAGAGTCTAACAAAGTGGACTGTGCCATTGGAGGGGGAAGAAGAGATGAAGAAAAGGCCAGGGCCAAAGAACGTTTTTTCTCCCATAGAGATGACTTTGGACAATGGGACCCTAAAAACCAACGACCTGAACTTTGGAATTTGTTCAACGGGAAACATTTTGAAGGAGAACATTTTAGAGTCTTCCCAATAAGTAACTGGACAGAGATGGATGTTTGGAACTATATTCTTAGAGAAAACATTGCAGTTCCTTCTCTATATCTTGCCCATGAACGCGACGTGGTCTGGAGAAACGATTCATGGATTCCCAACTCAGAATTTCTGGTAATGGAGGAAAACGAAAAAATCGAAACAAAAAAGATAAGATTTAGGACTTTAGGTGACATTACTATTACCGGAGGTATCGAATCGGATGCAGATACTTTGGACAAGGTCGTAGAGGAAGTGTCCGCAATGAGACAGACTGAGAGAGGAAACAGAACTGATGACAAAAGGTCTGAAACAGCAATGGAGGATCGTAAAAAACAAGGCTATTTTTAA